A region of uncultured Carboxylicivirga sp. DNA encodes the following proteins:
- a CDS encoding phosphatidylserine decarboxylase: MIILFVILSLVVVLFIVWRFWFFFRNPNRTIQYDENNILSPADGFIVYIRKVIPGEDIFANKKGRKILLDEIMFLDDKEFLSHEGWLIGICMGPFNVHYNRAPIGGYFTKIKHDFPSTLKGNKTMFPALQNMFFNLQPYYEGCDYIVSNERASYVISNHRLKLYVTQIADNWIRKIITFRNKEEIKQGDVFGLIKMGSQVDLFILDQDNTIEILVNERQKVRAGTTILAKLKSQTN; the protein is encoded by the coding sequence ATGATTATATTATTTGTCATATTATCATTGGTTGTTGTACTTTTTATTGTCTGGCGGTTTTGGTTTTTCTTCCGGAATCCTAATCGTACCATACAATATGATGAAAACAACATTCTATCACCTGCAGATGGCTTTATTGTTTACATACGCAAGGTAATACCGGGGGAAGATATTTTCGCAAATAAAAAAGGCAGGAAGATTCTGTTAGATGAAATTATGTTTCTTGATGATAAAGAATTTTTAAGTCACGAAGGGTGGCTAATTGGCATTTGTATGGGACCATTTAATGTACATTATAACAGGGCACCGATTGGAGGATATTTCACAAAAATTAAACATGATTTTCCTTCAACCCTCAAAGGCAATAAAACGATGTTTCCTGCATTGCAGAACATGTTTTTTAATTTACAACCTTACTATGAAGGCTGCGATTATATTGTTTCTAACGAAAGAGCATCATATGTTATATCCAATCATCGATTAAAATTGTATGTGACTCAAATTGCTGACAACTGGATTAGAAAAATAATCACTTTCAGGAATAAAGAAGAAATAAAACAGGGTGATGTTTTTGGGCTGATAAAAATGGGATCACAGGTTGATTTATTCATTCTGGATCAGGATAATACCATTGAGATTCTTGTAAACGAAAGGCAAAAAGTAAGGGCCGGGACTACAATTTTGGCTAAACTGAAATCCCAAACCAATTAA
- a CDS encoding DUF3419 family protein, translating to MNPLFDFGLSQEDVESEEKALKLKNGDYLLSITSAGDVALNLLARNSVKIKCIDINENQNQLLKLKIKALQYLEPAEAAGFLGFIPQQKDVRLKYYNKLSTSFTTHESEFWERNRLAIEKGVINAGRFEQYMARFNTIGLAIVGKKKIQGLLELDDVKDQYSYFDKKLNTKRLNKLFQIIFHPRIYKGNAIAEQGFMNSGKNNIAEFFFQRFRDFCCSTLAYKNYFLQYTFFGKVLFKDALPDYLTEAGVKNIKRNLPELSIETIAIKQFLEKSQPRDFNKFHLSNISDWVNKEEFDDLMKLVFQVSANNGRISSRFIHYLHTMPYEISEHVIPDRFLGNEIIKTDRYPFYNIIPYVIKK from the coding sequence ATGAATCCTCTGTTTGATTTTGGATTATCTCAGGAAGACGTCGAGTCAGAAGAAAAGGCACTGAAACTGAAGAATGGTGACTACCTTTTATCAATCACAAGTGCAGGAGATGTAGCCTTAAATTTACTGGCCCGAAATAGTGTTAAAATCAAATGTATCGATATAAATGAGAATCAAAATCAATTACTAAAGCTTAAAATTAAAGCACTTCAATATCTTGAACCTGCAGAAGCCGCTGGTTTTTTAGGGTTTATCCCTCAACAAAAGGACGTTAGGTTAAAATATTACAATAAATTATCAACCTCGTTTACCACTCATGAATCAGAATTTTGGGAAAGAAACAGATTGGCAATAGAAAAAGGAGTAATTAATGCCGGAAGATTTGAGCAATACATGGCGCGTTTTAATACTATTGGTTTGGCCATTGTAGGAAAGAAAAAGATACAAGGATTACTGGAGTTGGATGATGTAAAAGATCAATATTCATACTTCGATAAAAAGCTCAATACAAAACGACTCAATAAACTATTTCAAATAATATTTCACCCCAGAATTTATAAGGGAAATGCAATAGCTGAGCAAGGATTTATGAATTCAGGTAAGAATAATATTGCTGAGTTCTTTTTTCAACGATTCAGAGACTTTTGTTGCTCTACTCTGGCTTATAAGAATTACTTTTTACAATATACTTTCTTTGGAAAAGTATTATTTAAAGATGCTTTACCAGATTATCTGACTGAAGCAGGAGTGAAAAATATCAAAAGAAATCTCCCGGAATTATCTATTGAAACGATAGCAATAAAACAGTTTCTTGAAAAAAGTCAGCCTAGAGATTTTAATAAGTTTCATCTCTCCAATATTAGCGATTGGGTTAATAAAGAGGAATTTGATGATCTAATGAAATTGGTCTTTCAAGTATCTGCAAACAATGGAAGAATCAGCTCAAGGTTTATTCATTATTTGCATACAATGCCGTATGAAATATCAGAGCATGTTATTCCTGATAGATTTTTAGGGAATGAGATTATTAAAACAGATCGCTATCCTTTTTATAATATTATACCTTATGTGATTAAAAAATAA